The proteins below are encoded in one region of Engystomops pustulosus chromosome 8, aEngPut4.maternal, whole genome shotgun sequence:
- the LOC140076300 gene encoding zinc-binding protein A33-like isoform X2: MACGTIENLSDGLSCPLCHHIFKDPVTLQSCGHNFCHTCLQRQQKSGVREGQDKTCPVCKKICPAHLCIPNITMSDLVGRIKENREDIRQMLKASQDFSDQLACSLCCERFRDPVSLQTCGHSFCHECLQKKARSTNQGGTLCPTCNQACPKKSYVHDHVLGSLVKRINRPGNRDQEQGREEGQEQKLVHECDKHKERISLFCLYDQTLCCLVCRDSFQHEQHKFLPLAEASDLIKVVVYVNVQKQLMLMNKVTNMSDDQEERMTEHKTNKVQVSEHITKEFEKLHKFLEDAKSDQLQQLDVTYDPLLKKMEENKETLRKKQKLLETNLEECQKKLVDSDIGALQDIREFLSQHCKTGQIEENLTVIKEKPETGLFKGPFQYYTWKRMLSVLQPAAPLVLDPQTANWDVLLSKDLTSLSYRQNIFTLFSERRSLHFHVALTTECFSDGRHYFEVDVDGKKEWIVGLAKDTVERKRDAIIDDIYCSIFRNSHGELFISDSVVVSVACVTLKRVGMYLDYTGGQVSFYNAEKMTHLHSLSANFTGELCPYIGTSGLEEVPIKIVHLRL, from the exons atggcCTGTGGGACCATCGAAAACCTCAGCGATGGACTCTCCTGTCCCCTCTGCCACCACATCTTCAAGGATCCGGTTACTCTGCAGTCCTGTGGCCACAACTTCTGCCACACTTGCTTACAAAGGCAACAGAAATCCGGGGTCAGGGAAGGTCAGGATAAAACATGTCCCGtctgtaagaagatctgccctgCTCACTTGTGTATCCCCAATATTACAATGAGTGACTTGGTCGGAAGGATTAAAGAAAATAGAGAAGACATAAGACAAATGCTGAAGGCTTCTCAGGACTTCTCCGACCAACTCGCCTGCAGTCTGTGTTGCGAAAGATTTCGAGACCCAGTTTCCTTGCAGACATGTGGGCACAGCTTTTGTCATGAATGTCTGCAGAAGAAGGCAAGGTCTACAAATCAAGGGGGTACATTATGCCCCACTTGTAATCAAGCGTGCCCCAAAAAGAGCTATGTTCATGACCACGTCCTGGGCAGCCTGGTAAAGAGAATAAACCGCCCAGGAAACCGCGATCAAGAGCAAGGACGGGAGGAAGGACAAGAACAAAAGCTAGTGCACGAGTGTGACAAGCACAAGGAGAGGAtctcacttttctgcctctacgACCAAACATTGTGCTGCTTGGTGTGTAGAGATTCCTTCCAGCATGAACAGCATAAGTTCCTGCCCCTGGCCGAGGCATCAGATTTGATAAAG GTTGTGGTGTATGTGAATGTCCAGAAGCAGCTGATGTTAATGAATAAAGTCACCAACATGAGCGACGATCAGGAGGAGAGGATGACAGAACACAAG ACTAACAAGGTGCAGGTGTCTGAACACATCACCAAAGAGTTTGAGAAACTGCACAAGTTTTTAGAGGACGCAAAAAGCGATCAACTCCAACAACTGGATGTAACCTACGACCCCCTCCTGAAGAAAATGGAGGAAAATAAGGAAACTCTCCGCAAGAAGCAGAAGCTCCTGGAGACAAACCTGGAGGAGTGTCAGAAGAAGTTGGTGGACAGCGACATTGGGGCATTGCAG GATATCAGAGAATTTCTATCGCA ACACTGTAAGACGGGACAGATAGAAGAGAACCTCACTGTGATCAAAGAGAAACCGGAAACTGGACTCTTCAAGGGGCCCTTCCAGTACTATACCTGGAAGAGAATGCTGTCTGTGCTCCAACCAg ctgctcCTCTGGTACTGGATCCACAGACGGCTAATTGGGATGTGCTCCTGTCCAAGGATCTGACCAGCCTCTCCTATCGCCAAAATATTTTTACACTCTTCAGTGAGAG GAGGTCCCTTCATTTCCACGTTGCGTTGACCACCGAGTGCTTCAGCGACGGCCGCCACTACTTTGAAGTGGACGTAGACGGGAAGAAGGAGTGGATCGTAGGACTGGCCAAGGATACAGTGGAGAGGAAGCGCGACGCCATTATAGATGATATTTACTGCTCCATATTCCGGAACAGCCACGGCGAACTCTTCATAAGTGATAGCGTGGTAGTCAGCGTGGCCTGCGTGACACTAAAAAGAGTCGGGATGTACCTGGATTACACGGGAGGTCAGGTCTCCTTCTACAACGCGGAAAAGATGACCCATCTCCACAGCTTGTCTGCTAACTTcactggtgaactctgtccataCATTGGGACCAGCGGCTTAGAAGAAGTCCCCATAAAGATTGTCCACCTCCGACTGTGA
- the LOC140076300 gene encoding zinc-binding protein A33-like isoform X1, producing MACGTIENLSDGLSCPLCHHIFKDPVTLQSCGHNFCHTCLQRQQKSGVREGQDKTCPVCKKICPAHLCIPNITMSDLVGRIKENREDIRQMLKASQDFSDQLACSLCCERFRDPVSLQTCGHSFCHECLQKKARSTNQGGTLCPTCNQACPKKSYVHDHVLGSLVKRINRPGNRDQEQGREEGQEQKLVHECDKHKERISLFCLYDQTLCCLVCRDSFQHEQHKFLPLAEASDLIKVVVYVNVQKQLMLMNKVTNMSDDQEERMTEHKTNKVQVSEHITKEFEKLHKFLEDAKSDQLQQLDVTYDPLLKKMEENKETLRKKQKLLETNLEECQKKLVDSDIGALQDIREFLSQHCKTGQIEENLTVIKEKPETGLFKGPFQYYTWKRMLSVLQPAAAPLVLDPQTANWDVLLSKDLTSLSYRQNIFTLFSERRSLHFHVALTTECFSDGRHYFEVDVDGKKEWIVGLAKDTVERKRDAIIDDIYCSIFRNSHGELFISDSVVVSVACVTLKRVGMYLDYTGGQVSFYNAEKMTHLHSLSANFTGELCPYIGTSGLEEVPIKIVHLRL from the exons atggcCTGTGGGACCATCGAAAACCTCAGCGATGGACTCTCCTGTCCCCTCTGCCACCACATCTTCAAGGATCCGGTTACTCTGCAGTCCTGTGGCCACAACTTCTGCCACACTTGCTTACAAAGGCAACAGAAATCCGGGGTCAGGGAAGGTCAGGATAAAACATGTCCCGtctgtaagaagatctgccctgCTCACTTGTGTATCCCCAATATTACAATGAGTGACTTGGTCGGAAGGATTAAAGAAAATAGAGAAGACATAAGACAAATGCTGAAGGCTTCTCAGGACTTCTCCGACCAACTCGCCTGCAGTCTGTGTTGCGAAAGATTTCGAGACCCAGTTTCCTTGCAGACATGTGGGCACAGCTTTTGTCATGAATGTCTGCAGAAGAAGGCAAGGTCTACAAATCAAGGGGGTACATTATGCCCCACTTGTAATCAAGCGTGCCCCAAAAAGAGCTATGTTCATGACCACGTCCTGGGCAGCCTGGTAAAGAGAATAAACCGCCCAGGAAACCGCGATCAAGAGCAAGGACGGGAGGAAGGACAAGAACAAAAGCTAGTGCACGAGTGTGACAAGCACAAGGAGAGGAtctcacttttctgcctctacgACCAAACATTGTGCTGCTTGGTGTGTAGAGATTCCTTCCAGCATGAACAGCATAAGTTCCTGCCCCTGGCCGAGGCATCAGATTTGATAAAG GTTGTGGTGTATGTGAATGTCCAGAAGCAGCTGATGTTAATGAATAAAGTCACCAACATGAGCGACGATCAGGAGGAGAGGATGACAGAACACAAG ACTAACAAGGTGCAGGTGTCTGAACACATCACCAAAGAGTTTGAGAAACTGCACAAGTTTTTAGAGGACGCAAAAAGCGATCAACTCCAACAACTGGATGTAACCTACGACCCCCTCCTGAAGAAAATGGAGGAAAATAAGGAAACTCTCCGCAAGAAGCAGAAGCTCCTGGAGACAAACCTGGAGGAGTGTCAGAAGAAGTTGGTGGACAGCGACATTGGGGCATTGCAG GATATCAGAGAATTTCTATCGCA ACACTGTAAGACGGGACAGATAGAAGAGAACCTCACTGTGATCAAAGAGAAACCGGAAACTGGACTCTTCAAGGGGCCCTTCCAGTACTATACCTGGAAGAGAATGCTGTCTGTGCTCCAACCAg cagctgctcCTCTGGTACTGGATCCACAGACGGCTAATTGGGATGTGCTCCTGTCCAAGGATCTGACCAGCCTCTCCTATCGCCAAAATATTTTTACACTCTTCAGTGAGAG GAGGTCCCTTCATTTCCACGTTGCGTTGACCACCGAGTGCTTCAGCGACGGCCGCCACTACTTTGAAGTGGACGTAGACGGGAAGAAGGAGTGGATCGTAGGACTGGCCAAGGATACAGTGGAGAGGAAGCGCGACGCCATTATAGATGATATTTACTGCTCCATATTCCGGAACAGCCACGGCGAACTCTTCATAAGTGATAGCGTGGTAGTCAGCGTGGCCTGCGTGACACTAAAAAGAGTCGGGATGTACCTGGATTACACGGGAGGTCAGGTCTCCTTCTACAACGCGGAAAAGATGACCCATCTCCACAGCTTGTCTGCTAACTTcactggtgaactctgtccataCATTGGGACCAGCGGCTTAGAAGAAGTCCCCATAAAGATTGTCCACCTCCGACTGTGA
- the BCKDK gene encoding branched-chain alpha-ketoacid dehydrogenase kinase produces the protein MLRKNLLELVARGALNPPLRLSAMLLRPRSTSASDHQNIEMARERSKTVTSFYNQSGIDQAAEKPSVRLTPTTMLYSGRSQDGSHILKSARYLHKELPVRIAHRIKGFRSLPFIIGCNPTILHVHELYIRAFQKLSDFPAITDHEVESQYCKLLRQLLDDHKDVVTQLAEGLRESRKHIQDEKVIRYFLDKTLTSRLGIRMLATHHLSLHEDRPDFVGIICTRLSPKKIIEKWVDFARRLCEHKYGNAPRVRINGHVAARFPFIPMPLDYILPELLKNSMRATMESHIETPYNVPDISITIANNDIDLIIRISDRGGGIPHDHLERVMDYHFTTAETSTQDPRINPIFGNMVDMVNSGQSGPMHGFGFGLPTSRAYAEYLGGSLCIQSLQGIGTDVYLRLKHIDGKEESFRI, from the exons ATGCTGCGGAAGAACCTGCTGGAGCTGGTGGCCCGGGGGGCGCTGAACCCGCCTCTGCGTCTGTCCGCCATGTTACTGCGGCCCCGCTCCACCTCCGCCTCGGACCACCAAAACATAGAAATGGCCAGAGAGAGATCCAAGACCGTCACCTCCTTCTACAACCAGTCCGGCATCGACCAGGCTGCCGAGAAG CCCTCGGTGCGTCTGACCCCCACCACCATGCTGTACTCAGGGCGCTCTCAGGACGGCAGCCACATCCTG AAAAGTGCCCGATACCTGCACAAGGAGCTCCCGGTCCGCATCGCCCACCGCATCAAAGGCTTCCGCAGCCTGCCCTTCATCATTGGGTGTAACCCCACCATCCTCCACGTG CATGAGCTTTATATCCGTGCCTTCCAGAAGCTGAGTGACTTCCCTGCG ATCACAGACCATGAGGTGGAGAGCCAGTACTGCAAGCTTCTCCGCCAGCTGCTCGACGACCACAAGGATGTGGTGACCCAACTGGCCGAGGGGCTGCGAGAAAGCCGCAAGCACATTCAG GATGAGAAGGTGATCCGATACTTCCTGGATAAAACATTAACATCTCGACTGGGTATAAGAATGTTGGCCACCCACCACCTGTCCCTGCATGAGGATCGG CCGGATTTTGTTGGTATAATTTGCACCCGTTTGTCACCCAAGAAGATCATAGAGAAGTGGGTGGATTTTGCCCG GCGTCTCTGTGAGCACAAGTACGGGAACGCTCCGCGGGTGCGGATAAATGGCCACGTCGCTGCCCGCTTCCCATTCATCCCAATGCCCTTGGATTATATCCTTCCGGAACTGTTGAAGAACTCTATGCG GGCCACGATGGAGAGCCACATCGAAACCCCCTACAACGTCCCGGACATCTCCATCACCATCGCCAACAACGACATTGACCTGATAATTCG GATCTCTGATCGGGGCGGGGGTATTCCTCACGACCACCTGGAGAGGGTTATGGATTACCACTTCACCACCGCAGAGACCAGCACCCAGGATCCCAGAATCAACCCTATTTTTGGTAACATGGTTGATATGGTGAACAGTGGCCAATCTGGACCCATGCACGG GTTTGGCTTTGGACTTCCCACCTCCCGGGCCTACGCGGAGTACCTGGGCGGCTCTCTCTGCATCCAGTCTCTTCAGGGCATCGGAACGGATGTCTACCTCCGCCTCAAGCATATTGACGGGAAAGAGGAGAGCTTCCGTATATAA